A DNA window from Primulina tabacum isolate GXHZ01 chromosome 12, ASM2559414v2, whole genome shotgun sequence contains the following coding sequences:
- the LOC142521051 gene encoding uncharacterized protein LOC142521051, with translation MMKAELSKKKFTSLSLIELSEQAEYFKTPVVEAPISASDDYLAWWTARYNCLIPELDISGIFPPAFGMVCYSQLLKYYMFGYADPQSPRQALDLSVARNDRKGKERRPNPTQVTPSAQATQVSVPSPSRRRTRSTTHLSRAIQPLTSIPSAGPVTVENLDSSSTSSPSGETESDEHIPLATPLASLKHRKVLPGGYSDDVAEKSPSAGSHFQDLSARRVMVSLVEENQEFDFSFLDSGASPTVSSSNIPTGLEVATAKASLRHFLNINLDALGTMERSTILFAMSILQSSPDFSSASPLHDVLNTLPSMFSAFQASSSTCSETLIQVINFKGQKERLDGLLSERKTALSTLHQKTAEFDAKEELVKKLETELAQHKADMVTLLHESEVLKASSDKLKIDIQCLGDDLINQKQAYQQWEDNLKAAEQTRAECLSKWEELRQLDLS, from the exons ATGATGAAAGCGGAGTtgtctaaaaaaaaattcacttcACTCTCGTTGATCGAATTATCGGAGCAAGCAGAATATTTCAAGACCCCTGTTGTGGAGGCCCCCATTTCAGCCTCTGATGACTACCTTGCGTGGTGGACTGCAAGATACAATTGTCTTATCCCCGAGCTGGACATTTCAGGTATATTTCCTCCTGCTTTTGGTATGGTTTGCTACTCTCagcttttaaaatattatatgtttggaTATGCAGATCCTCAAAGTCCCCGACAAGCCCTGGATCTGTCGGTTGCGAGGAATGATAGAAAAGGCAAGGAGAGGAGACCAAATCCTACCCAAGTGACTCCGTCTGCTCAAGCGACACAAGTATCTGTTCCTTCGCCGTCAAGACGGCGGACTCGATCCACCACTCATTTGTCTCGGGCAATCCAACCACTCACCTCCATTCCTTCAGCTGGCCCTGTGACAGTGGAAAACCTTGACTCCTCCTCAACCTCCAGCCCTTCCGGAGAAACCGAGTCGGATGAGCACATCCCTTTGGCCACTCCTTTGGCCTCACTCAAGCATAGGAAAGTTCTTCCCGGGGGTTATTCCGATGATGTGGCAGAGAAATCTCCCTCAGCTGGCTCCCACTTTCAG GATCTATCGGCACGGAGGGTGATGGTCTCTTTGGTTGAAGAGAATCAGGAATTTGACTTTAGCTTTTTAGATTCAGGGGCCTCTCCTACGGTTTCCTCCTCTAATATTCCTACTGGCTTGGAAGTAGCCACAGCCAAGGCTTCGCTGCGGCATTTTCTAAATATAAATCTTGATGCCTTAGGAACCATGGAGAGAAGCACCATTCTGTTTGCCATGTCCATCTTGCAAAGTAGCCCTGATTTTTCCTCCGCATCCCCGTTGCATGATGTACTGAATACTCTGCCATCTATGTTCTCTGCTTTTCAGGCTTCGAGCTCCACTTGTTCCGAGACATTGATTCAGGTAATAAACTTCAAGGGACAGAAAGAAAGATTGGATGGCCTACTCTCCGAGAGAAAAACCGCCTTATCCACTTTGCATCAAAAGACCGCAGAGTTTGATGCCAAGGAGGAGCTGGTGAAGAAATTAGAAACGGAGCTCGCTCAACACAAAGCCGATATGGTAACTCTTCTGCACGAGAGTGAGGTTCTAAAAGCTTCCTCCGATAAACTCAAGATCGACATTCAATGCCTGGGTGATGATTTGATAAATCAGAAACAAGCCTATCAACAAtgggaggataacttgaaggcTGCTGAACAGACTCGAGCCGAGTGCCTGTCCAAATGGGAAGAATTGCGCCAACTTGATCTTTCTTGA